In Prunus dulcis unplaced genomic scaffold, ALMONDv2, whole genome shotgun sequence, the genomic window GCTTTTTCTGTCCCCACCATTATCTGCTTCAACTCNattattttttaaaagcttCTTCCCGCCCAAAAAAGTGTGTTAGTCATCCATGGATCTGGTGAAGTCAACTTCCTCTCCTCCATCCTTAACACCCATTATGCGCACGAAGTCATCCACATATATCTTAAATGTTTTCCCATGTAGCACGATTGATGATTCAGGAGGATTCAATTTATCAACCAAAAAACGACACATTGAATGAGACAGTTTTCCGCACTTCATTTCCAATAACGAAACAAATCTCATTTCTTCAATGGCTGCTTTTTTCTCATTGCTTAAAACGTTTATAGTGTCCTTTATATCCTTCGGACTGCATCGTGTGCCTATCTTCAAACAACCCTTGTTCGAGGCGTTCGTTGAATGTGTTTTAGTTTCATACTCTGCTTTTTGAGTAGCATCCAACTTTTGCCACATATTAGCAATTTCCTTCTTCGTCtgaggaagaaaataataaaattcaatcaCTTCATTATAAGTTGTGAGCTGTAACGTCTCTATTTAAATGTATTGTTTACAATTTATCACCTTCGTATCCACTTTCTCcactattttttgtttcttcatttcaTCGCcctttattttcctatttaaaACATTCACATTTAGTTAGTCCTATAAAAAGTACTTAATATACTGGAACAGCAGTTTAACACTTACAGAAAGTTAAAATAACCCGTCTTCCGATGAATCACCATCTTGGACTcgtcttttgttgtttttggatttttgcCCTTACTATGCACATCGTTGTTCTTTTTCACCATTTTATAATTCCAACTAATGATGAGCCTGcattaaacaagaaaaacattttATATATCTAATAAACTcaatagaaaataataatatgtcaACTCATATGCAAATTGTCAAACTATGTCAAATAATAACATGTCAACTCATATCaatggaaaaataatatttcaactCATATGCAATGGCCAAAGGAGATATGAAATTGCAGGAACCTTACGCATTGCATATGAAATTGTAAAATTCTCATTCAACGTAATTCTCAAGCATCCAAAACAATCTCAATGCTTGTTCTCATGCTATCCACTTTCATgaaaattttacaatttttaataatatgtgaaCGAAATTAACTTCAACCCaacattttttaaatctttcaATCCATTCCATAGTTCGAACATccaagaacacaacatattaaaccaaaaaaaaagtagtcTTATCAAATAAACAATCGAAAAATAACATGTATATATCAATTGCCAACCAGGTgctatgaaattgtattacCCCTACGCAATTGCATTTTCGTGCTATGCTATATCACCTTCTACATATCCAATATAATTATGAGGCATCACGAAACACTTTTAATGGTTGTTCTCAGCCTACTGACTATAAAGACTATTTTACAATTTGTAATAAGGTTACCCACCAGGAACAATGAAATTCATATTACGTTTTCAAAAATAAACTTAAAGAGGTGAGGTTAAGGTTTAGCAAAACACAAGTCATATTACACAATACTAATTTTACAAAAGGTTAGGGTTTATCAAGAGATAAAATGAGATTATTCAATACTACCCTTACAAAACTTCAAACTAAGTGCTTTAAACCTTAAGTAAATACCTACCAATCAATGGAGGAATCTTCACCACATAACATATGTCAACTCAAATGCAATTGCCAAATCATAGAAACAAATTGCATGAACCCTATATAATTCCATATTAGTCAGTCATACCGaataaactaaaataataacatgtcTACTCATATTCCAATTATCAAACAGACTTTTATTGAACCATATATGAAATTGCATTCTCGCCAATCATACCAAACAAACTCAATTGGAAAGTAATATGCCAACACATATGCCAATTGACAAACAGAGGGCTATGAATTGCATGACCCctatgcaattgcattttcGTGCTCCAATAAATTCTATACATCCAACGAAATTCTTATGCATAATTTTACAATGCTTGTTCTctgtataaaatataaaattacaatGCTACtaaatttcattcaaattttacaatttaGAATAAGGTTACCCACCCACACAatattcaattcatatttgGTACAAAACTTAGTTGAGATTAAGGTTTACCCATAAACAGAAATTAACTTAAAAATTCTTGAGATTAGTTAGGGCTTagcaagagagagatgggATTAAGGTTTACCTATAAACATAATTAACTTAAAAAAGAGGTGAGATGAGTTAGGGCTTAGCAAGAGATAATTGAGATTGCTCAATACTAACCTTACACAGCTTCAAATCAACTGATACCAATGGAGGAGATCCAATATTCAGCAGTAGAGTTTTTTGCAGCGCGCTAAAATATTCAGCAGTAGAGTTGTTCTGGTTTTGGAGAGCAAGCGCCAAAATATCACATAACAAATCGATTACCTCCACCTGTTATAGCaggttttcttttaatttttttacaactcaATTGGCATGTGCATTGCACATCCTTCATAAACAACAAATGGAGCATGGATACACCAGGTGCACCGTAGAAGGTGCCTGTGGGAAGGTAGTGTGAGGTGTGAAACAGGACGGGTTGGTCCAGAATCTAGTTCATTTAAGTGAGGCACGGCACGAGCACGAATATTAATAGGCCGTGTTTAGCACGGTACGAAAATTTGGGTCAGATCGGGATCAAAAAATGAGGTTCAATGGATCGGGCCGGCCCATAGCCCGACATGGGCCGGGCTTGGCCCGAGCACGCTTCAAGCATGGCACGAGCCTAAGCACGAGCCCAAGCACGGCCCacttaacattttttttctttctcaaaaatcaaaatgcaataaTTTAACATCTAATGTCattgtttatatgttttaaaaaaatatatatatatttgatgtctTTCATTTTAGGAAAATTACTTgggtccttaattaattaaacatatcaactacaaattaattaaacaacattGGACTTGATATATAATCAGTACATATGACATATACGTTTCTCTTATAATCAAAGCAAGACATTTtttcacatataaaataataagttgttTAAAGATGAAAAGTTGAAGTGGACTTTGTGGAGTTGGCACTTTTTGCCCTCTGTCATTTCatattgtttggatgtttgattaattaatgttttcaaatagttcatcatttcttgcctctaattatatttttaatgtttataatt contains:
- the LOC117613655 gene encoding uncharacterized protein LOC117613655; translation: MLCGEDSSIDWLIISWNYKMVKKNNDVHSKGKNPKTTKDESKMVIHRKTGYFNFLKIKGDEMKKQKIVEKVDTKTKKEIANMWQKLDATQKAEYETKTHSTNASNKGCLKIGTRCSPKDIKDTINVLSNEKKAAIEEMRFVSLLEMKCGKLSHSMCRFLVDKLNPPESSIVLHGKTFKIYVDDFVRIMGVKDGGEEVDFTRSMDD